From Anopheles arabiensis isolate DONGOLA chromosome 3, AaraD3, whole genome shotgun sequence, a single genomic window includes:
- the LOC120901921 gene encoding signal recognition particle receptor FtsY isoform X1 yields MFSGITGGAKSSLKNLGSKAEGLFDKKKKEAQDLANEKVQAASSMAEEQAKKTQESFSKTKSDAEALASSAAGEIDATKQQATAAAETTSQAAGTLMDHAKQAAENAIAQSAVAVEQAVEEQMKVAEQKVDEGMKRASEEVDRKLQEANRVADEKRGELEQKVTDVATKAQESATASAAGLLGKLNLGK; encoded by the exons CCTCGTTGAAGAACCTCGGCAGCAAGGCCGAAGGGCTGTTcgataagaagaagaaggaggcgCAAGATCTGGCCAACGAGAAGGTACAGGCCGCCAGCAGCATGGCCGAGGAGCAGGCGAAGAAAACGCAAGAATCCTTCAGCAAGACCAAATCCGACGCGGAAGCATTGGCATCGTCGGCTGCAGGAGAGATTGATGCCACCAAGCAGCAGGCtacagctgctgctgagaCAACGTCGCAG GCGGCCGGAACGTTGATGGACCATGCCAAACAGGCGGCCGAAAATGCCATCGCCCAGAGCGCCGTCGCCGTGGAGCAAGCCGTCGAGGAGCAGATGAAGGTGGCCGAACAGAAGGTGGACGAGGGTATGAAGCGGGCCAGCGAAGAGGTCGACCGGAAGCTACAGGAAGCGAACCGTGTGGCCGATGAGAAGCGGGGCGAACTGGAGCAG AAAGTGACCGATGTTGCCACGAAGGCCCAGGAATCGGCTACCGCCAGTGCTGCCGGGCTGCTGGGCAAGCTGAACCTGGGCAAGTAA
- the LOC120901921 gene encoding signal recognition particle receptor FtsY isoform X2, producing the protein MFSGITASLKNLGSKAEGLFDKKKKEAQDLANEKVQAASSMAEEQAKKTQESFSKTKSDAEALASSAAGEIDATKQQATAAAETTSQAAGTLMDHAKQAAENAIAQSAVAVEQAVEEQMKVAEQKVDEGMKRASEEVDRKLQEANRVADEKRGELEQKVTDVATKAQESATASAAGLLGKLNLGK; encoded by the exons CCTCGTTGAAGAACCTCGGCAGCAAGGCCGAAGGGCTGTTcgataagaagaagaaggaggcgCAAGATCTGGCCAACGAGAAGGTACAGGCCGCCAGCAGCATGGCCGAGGAGCAGGCGAAGAAAACGCAAGAATCCTTCAGCAAGACCAAATCCGACGCGGAAGCATTGGCATCGTCGGCTGCAGGAGAGATTGATGCCACCAAGCAGCAGGCtacagctgctgctgagaCAACGTCGCAG GCGGCCGGAACGTTGATGGACCATGCCAAACAGGCGGCCGAAAATGCCATCGCCCAGAGCGCCGTCGCCGTGGAGCAAGCCGTCGAGGAGCAGATGAAGGTGGCCGAACAGAAGGTGGACGAGGGTATGAAGCGGGCCAGCGAAGAGGTCGACCGGAAGCTACAGGAAGCGAACCGTGTGGCCGATGAGAAGCGGGGCGAACTGGAGCAG AAAGTGACCGATGTTGCCACGAAGGCCCAGGAATCGGCTACCGCCAGTGCTGCCGGGCTGCTGGGCAAGCTGAACCTGGGCAAGTAA